The Tubulanus polymorphus chromosome 3, tnTubPoly1.2, whole genome shotgun sequence nucleotide sequence GAGAACTATGGTCACTAATTTGATGCGTAGTCAGAAGTACTTATTCACGAAAAAGCTTCAGACTTTAAAGTGAATatttaaaatacaaataaaaaacaaaactccagtataaaacaaaatttatcatTGCATCTTCAAATTTATTGACTTGCCATATTTCACTCGTTTTTGTCAATTGGAAACCTGTGAAAACTCTTAAGAagcaaaaaatttcaaaattgagtGGAATTTTTTATCAATACGACTGTTAAATGAAGATATTCTTCACCCTGTTGTCgaaaatgatattgaaacCTAGTTTTCCCCGCAAAAACACAAAGCCAGCTGGTGTTGCCACCCTTataatttcaccatttttcaTGCCAATCTAACGATCTTTAATGCCAGTTGCAGCCGGAATGTATAGTCCCTGAATGTTCTTCTATTTTTTCCTTAGTTATTATCACTCAGGAATAACTTTAAATGCAATGGAGTTGagataaaacaacaaaatcaaaGAGCGTGTATAACGGTGAAAACTTGCAAACTTTCTTAATAGCTAAATATGTAAATTTACGTACGCggtccagttacacagttccgagttaagatttaactctgagttaactcattgaaaatgaactaactttaactctgagttaaatctaactcacaactgtggagctgggtcCAGTATTTTAATCGACCTGGTTAAACTAAGATTGTTTGCGGCTGTTTTtaatacaatacatgtatatccgTTAATTCACAATTAGTCAAAGCATGGTAGTACCATTCGAGGGCGGGTGCAGGAAAACCCTGTTAGTACAAACCATGGTTAGTAAACTGGTTAGGCGTATTGGGCGCAGTAAAACGATGTTAGCTAACCATTGTCTTCATGTGGCCTTTTTATTTTAAGCTGGTTAGCTTAACTACAGATAAGCCACTAACCAAGGTTAGGCTTAAGAGGTTTTCCTGCGCCTGCCTCAACTTAGTACCATTACCCTGGTAGTATGATGATTCATGAATTCTTGGCCAAAGTGGAATCGAAATATAACGtcaaaattttatatttaagGATTCTTCCGGAAGAAGCCGGCCATTCGCAATACGAGATGATGAGCGTGGTTCTATCGTCGAACGGATTGTTAACGCCGAACAAAGAGACTGGAAAATTGCCTGACGCGCGCACACCACCTCAAACCAGTCGTCAGTTAGGCATACGTATGCCCGACAAACCAAGTACGTTCAAAGGCCGCGAAAAAACAGACTCTAAATTGCCGCAAATCGGCGTGCTCGAACGCGAACGCGTCGAGAAAACCGGCCGTGTCATACGTGTCATGAAACCGGCGACCAAAGTACGACCGAAAAAATTTGCATCGTCCGGAATCCGTGTGCTCGCTGTCGGTAATAAGGAACAGGTCAAGGCCGAACAGGCGCGAATCGAGAAAGCGCTCGTCGAGAAGGAACGACTGGTGAACGTGGAGCGCGAGAAACTGAAGAAAAAGGAGTCTGAATATCATCATCAGAAGAAGGATCGGTCGAAATTCGGAAAAGAAGACGAGGACTATCGACCTCCAGCGCCGTCTAGAGGTCGTTCACCGCGCGGACGATCGCCGGGTCGTGGTCGTAAATCTCCCGGAAGGTCGCCTGGCCGATCGCCGGTCAATCGATCACCCGGTCGCGGTCGTAGTCCGAAAGGTGGTGGTAAAATTCACGCCAAGCCAGCCGTCGTTGTAGAATCAAGAACTAAGTCTCCCGAACAATCGTCGCCGGAGCGACCGTCGAAATCGCCGGACAAAACGAACATTCGAACAATCTCATCTTCTGACGAGGACGACGACGAAAATGCGAGTTTAGTCATAACTGACGACGGGAAGCCTTCAAATGACGCCAGTAAAAAGGCGCGTTTAGCCGCCATTGATGACACTTTCAATTCGGTCTTGAGTATGGAAGTATCCGATTCAAAACGCGGTAAAAACAAAAAGGAAGAAAGCTCAATGTCGGCAAAATTAAAATCACCCACGCCAGATCGGTTGGTCGCCGCCGAAGTTGTAGCTGCGTCGAGTCCGAAATTGGCGCCGCCGCCAAAAGCGGGTGGTAGTCCGCGTAAAAAACATCGCGCTGGTAAAAAAGGTGCAAAAGCTTCGAAGGCTACGCTCGTCCCTACTGTCCCCGTATCGTCAAAAGTTACCTTGGAAATGGAGGCAACTACAACGAGTATTGTTGCGACCGATGACGAACGTAAAGAATTGGTCAGCGACCGGCAGACTGACAACCGACAAACAGTGACTGGATCACCGGCGAAGCAGATCATCGATGAATCGCCCGAACAAAGAATCGTAGCAccattgaaaatgagaatTATGGATGATGGATCGACAGTGATTAAAGGCAAAGTGAGTGTCAGTTATGATgattgaaatatcttttttgaGGTCTGGACCTCTGAGcgttgaaatttttttctttttcaatagtAACTGAAcaactaaaccaaaaatttgtTACTTCACTccaaaatttgattattttaacCTTAAAATCACCCTTATCccggtttcatgaaaaagtttatcagAATCTTAAGCATGAACATAAAATCTTTGTTCCCAAGGTGTTGACTGTTTCATGAAATCTTTAATCCAAATTCCACAGTTATAGATAAATACAGTGGGTAATTAGAGTTACATTGCTGGAGTCAAATTTGGTTAATTTTAAACGTTTAACTAAATTTGATTTCCTTATTAATCAGTATCAAGAAAGGACTACACTAGGTTTCAATTGGGTGTGGCTGATTCTGGAATAATCATCTTCGGCtttcatttcaattgttaCTTGAGGTACTACTCTGTTCTGCTGGGCAATTTTTAATAAGGGTTTAGCCACTGTCTGCAGTGTCAGAACTCTGGAAGCTACGTAGTAATCAACGTTGTATCTACGGTTAGATAACTCATTCCGGAAAAATGCACCTTCCATGACAGGTTATCTCATCACTCATTTTATCACTCACTTAAGCCAGGATACATTCAATCGaaactttttgtgaaactgggcccagagttGAATATCTGTTGATCTGGGTCCTAACAATACTTTTTGAAAAGGGTTCTTAAGCTTTGAATCTTTCCGGTCTTCTTTTCATTCCAAGAAATTTTTCTTCTCAATCAATatgggttgaaaaaagtaatatgAATGATTAAGATGCACCACTGTGAAATGCTTCaggataaaaagaaaaagagggataaagaaaagaaaaagaagaataaGGACAAAGATAAAGAAAAGATCAgagagaagaaaaagaaaaaacacaaGGACAAGGttagaatttcttttatatgaTGGACTCtcaaaaaattcattgttgaTGGATGTTTGTTTTGAGGAGGCAGTCCATCAATGTAATCGCAGGGATCCCAATTTTCCGACTTTAATCGAAATTCCgacttttaaaaaattttatgGTCTCTGAGATCGATCAAGATTTGATGTTAAAACAAAGGGGGTAGGGGGTTATGAGCGGTTATGCCACTTGGTTTCACGAGTCACGCTAGATTCCGGTCCCGAGAACTTCTCAGATGCCCCGAAATTGcctcaaatttaaaaaattttcttgggggcaGGACTCCCAAATCCCCCGTATAAATGGCTTTGCGCCTATGGCGCTCACGAGGACAGAACAAGGTCAAATTGATTTCCGATTTTTTTTGGTAACTACTGTTGGGATCCCTGAATCGTCAGAGGTATGCACCTTCAAATTGAGGACATAGAATAATGTCCTTTAAGTTTTCACAAGGATATATCACAGTATCATTGGTTCAATTGTCTTCAAAGTAATCATAGCATTGATTTGGTAGCCATGTTTTGGGGTTGATGCATTTATATAAAAGTGATGATTCAGAGAAGATATCAAAATCACACATTTGGAGTGAAAGATAGAGGAGCCTCGGGTTTCCATGATGGAGCTCGGTTTTTGCTCTGATTACAATTTTTGTGaatgtatattttcagaaGGGAGATACCGATGGTGGAAAGTCTGTACCGAGGATAACTCTGAAATTCGGAAGTTTAGGTGGCTCGAGTCCTGTGACTGTAGTCACTGACTCGAAAACATCAAAACCATCATTTCCGAAATTGTAAGTCATTCTTATGATGTTCTACTATTGTTTTTACTAATTGAGTTATCTTCTTGTTCGCAATACAGCGAATAAATAATTAACTTATAATTAAGAATTGATAACTAATGGCATTGGAAATTTCTCATTTTACTGATTAACGAAATATCTAATAATTTGAATGATGGGGTACACCTCAAATCCCCTGCAGTTAGTTTTATTGACACGATTTATCTTCACGATTTATCTATCAGCATGGGGTTATATAATTAGTTCATAGTCAATGGAGGCAAGCCCTTGCTTTCAATTCAAAACTGGTCAATAAAACTGGCTATAAGCCTTGTTCCACACTTAACACATGCCACCAGTATTCAAAATATACTAATTTAGCTCAAGAGTCGTAAATCTAACTCAGAATTACCCCAGGAGTTAACTCTGATACTATCTCAAGGGTTCAAGTAAACCTAGCCTTTGAAAACCAAGGTGTTAGATCCATATATGtatttgctttaaaatctatttgCTTAGAAATTAACCCAATAACTGTTGTTGAGAATTTGTGGAGGGCTCCAAGGCAATGTCTTGTCAAAAATTCTGGAAAAGGGTTTTTCCAGTCAAAAGGGCACTGTGAAAATTTGAGACCCTCAGTTCTCACCCCTGGATTTGCTCCTTTAACCCTAAAGTTAAAgggaaaattagttaatgaaacCAATCCTGGAGGTACAAGATAAATCAGTAGAGCAACAAATGTGTTAAACAGGAATTTTCCTTcatatttttaaagaaaagttcCTTCTTCTGTTGATCGTTTATTTTTGTTCTTGCACAGGGTCATCAAAACGATGCCTCCGTCGGATGAGGAGACCAAGCAGAAAGAGGAAGAACGACGTCGTGAGGAGGAACGTAAGAAAAAGGAGCAGCAGAAAAGAGAAGAGGAAGAAAGAAAGAGGAGAGAAGAAGAGGAAAGACGCGAAGCCGAGGAGAGGAGAAAGGAGGCGGAACGGCGAAAGGAAGAGGAACGAAAACGGAAAGAAGAGGAGAAAAGGCTAGTGGAAGAACAACGCAAGGAGGAGGAAAGAGAGGAGCAAAGGAGACGTGAGGAGGAGAAGAAAAGAGCCGCTGAGAGACGGCGAATTGAACAATCGTCCAAACGAAGTCCGTCCCCGTCGGACTCGTCTAGTATTAACCTATCCCCGAATTCATCGCCCGAACTGCAAAAATCTCCGTACAAATCACCAACACCTTCTCCGAATCCAGTCAATTCTCCTTCACCTTCATCGTCCTCTTCCGATGATGGCTCTGATGATGAGgatgacgacgacgagagCCCCGCTCCGGCGCCGGTGAAAGCGCGAACGCCAACTCCCCCGCCACCACCCCCGGTAAAACGACCCCCGCCAAAAACGAAAGCAGCAATGAAAGCATTACCTCCGCCACGAGCAGCGACGCGCCGCGATCCGTCGCCATCCGAGTCGGCGTCTATTGACGAAGCAGATTTATCGGCGGACGACGATTCGATGTCTTCCTCGCCTCCGCCGCCACCGACGCCGAAACGAGGGTCGCCAAAGAAGAAAGCAGCATCCGCAATACCGCCGATGCCGCCATCGAAGTATAGTAAAAATGCGGTGGGCACTGGTGCAGCGGTACCAGCTGGGAAAGGGGTACAGAGAACCGTAATCACGGAAACAGTTGGGACTATCATCGTAAGTTAAACCTAACTTTGCAagacaactgtagaactgggtccacatTCTGAATCTGAATTTGTACCCTGATTATAACATATGTTTTGTAGGATGAAAGCGGTCAAACTATATGGATTTGTCCAACATGCAAAGTACCGGATGACGGAAGTCCAATGATTGGTTGTGACATTTGTGACGATTGGTACCATTGGTGAGTAGGCTAACACTTTTTGAGGCAGCATGGGGAGAGGTTCTAAATCAGTTGGAGTGACTTATATTTGATACTGTGCAGTCACTTGTATTTTATTCTGATGGATGACCTAGAAGTATAAGATATCTCCATGTACAGTAGAGTAGGCATAGGTCAGATACGCATAACTCGGATGTACGTACGTCAGTGAATTTCTTCAGTCCCAGTCGATTAGGGAATCTACAAAGATAGAACAAAATATACAATTAGTGCACACACTCCTTTATCCAACTTATGCGTACTCTACTGTAGTGGCAATGATGTCAGACCCAGAAATGTTGAGATATCTTATAGTGGCAATGGCAGCAGGTTCAGAAGTACTGTCCACTCCGCTTTATTCAAAGCTGTCTCTTAGTTTGTCTAGTGGGAGCcattttagcccacttgggacttaagtcccagcaggctattgcgttTACTTTTCGTTCGTCGTctgttcgtccgtccgtagacagaatccagttgttttggaaagttttgaagacgctttaatgtaatgtcttgatatttgggttacacatgtatctaccctagacacatcttcagcccaaaaatttgccctgtcagattcatgatggccgactggcagccattgttgttcgccaaaatctgcactttttacacatttctgaactttttgagggaaattttgaaaacggtttgatcaattaccttgatttttcgtatatatttgaacccCCAAgagcccatcagcataacaaaaattgggttgatcggactcaagatggccgtcctatgacctttttagtgcccaaaagtCAATTTTGGTCCTAATTCTGAGTCTcatagcttcctactggtttgccacttctcattgcaatttatgatgggtattctttggaaagagatgttttatacctgagacaggtatttttgatcagccaattatgaagCAATAAGTGGCCATCTTGTGTCATgcggaaaaaagtttttcaacattatattgatacctaagcatattttgttaccacaatgaattagagagttgtagctcataacatgttctatgattttggcgagttttaaggacattggtttttgaaaatggccaccagggtgcgttgaatgatacaataacttagtatttctatattatatttgtagctatgcatattttgttaccacaatcaattgctaagttgtagctcatgaccaTCAATCAGGGggtattgaatattgaaattgttaagattgttgagcatttgaaaccacttcccgagtgggcatggtgtcccagGACCCCTAGTTAGTGTGTTTTCTTCAGCTTCTTTGCGGCGGAATCaccatttcaatttcatgaatGTCCCTGAACCAAGACAATCAACAAAAGTAGCCATTCTCTGTTTCATGCTTTAAAAGATTTTGGGGTTTTTCTTgtcaatattcaatacagtaCATACAATGTGATTTATTACCAACAACTGAGTTTTTAAGTCATAGGCTATTTaggttttattctattttaaaGGGAATAACTTTACTGAAAATGGGACCATTTTATTTATACGGAATAAGCACCAATACGGTTTAACCGGAGACGGATTAACCGAGGTTGGctgtatttctaaaactgtagAAACTGAAATCTCATAAGAGATTTTAATCACATTTACGcatgttatttgattttttttcaggccTTGCGTTGGTATTAAGGTCGAACCAGCTGAAGAAGAACAATGGTACTGTCCCCGATGTCTCGGTAAAAGTGTTAcgaacaaaaagaagaaaggtCCTGGCAAACCGCGCGGCAAATCAAAACGTGGACGAAAAAAAGGAACTTAAATCGATCTTAGAAATGACTGtgcaatcaattcttttttcttGTGGTGCTCTGCCAATTGATAGATGcttttttcttgtttcatattgatgcaggtatcaatctgcTGCCTGATGAACCTGCATGCCCGCATGTTTGATAGTCGCATTTTTTTCGATTATTGATCATTCTGGCTCCACTTGTGGGCAGGACTTTACTTGGGAGAtttatgattgaaaatgaactactatTACCCAAATTTTATCAGGATacttttcaaaaaactattttcattagttgaaACCTAAAGGGGTTGGTTCCAGAATTATACCTGCACAAAGAAGTGCTTTCGAATGCTTGAATTTACATTGCTGTTTACCTCAAAAAACatgctttaatgaatttaCCTGTCATACATATGGACTCGTAGTATGCCGATTGATCTTTCTGGAatgttatattttctaaaatcatttttaaatcctCCTTCACGGGGATTTGAATAGGACGGACTGTATTCCGAGACTCCCACGTTATTCCGATGCAGGGATTTGAATATCTGCGACGTTGTCATGATACTCTGCCTTAATTCTTTGAGGCTGGGATTTTAAGTTGATGCAGTTGCAATACAGATTTTAGAACATGTTCATCTCGCTtgcaatattcatttcaactgGTTGAACAGAATTGTAAGTTGTAGTGAATTTGGCAAAGCTACCCTGAAAGGATGTgtcattaattgaatattaaatCGATTTTGTTTGAGAATTGAGATTAACTCTGTATACATAGTTGGAgatgtatattttcagttgcATTTAAAAAGAATATCTTAATGTCTTGTACATATTGTACAATGTAATTGTTGTACATAAATGTCAAAAAGTTAGATGTAAATATAACGAAATATATTGacaatttcattgttatgttCGATTTTACAATATCAAGTCGCTGAATCTGGATCATTTAGGGCATCGAATTTTATCCATATGTCCAGATTGAAACTCTCCATGCCCTGCTCAAACCGATAGATATTGACTTGTATGAGAATAAGCTATGTCTACACTTGCTTCTTGTACCCGGGTTATGCGTCGACACTACACTCGAAACACTGGTTCAATGCAGACTTTTCCGCAAAACCCTTCTTGTAAAAGAAGGATACACTGCATTGAACCTGCGTTCGCGGACAACTGCATTTTATGTAGTGTAGATGGTAAACCAGTGTTAAATGCAGCGTTTGGCCGCCACAATTGACCTTAAACTACAGATAGCTGAAACTGTGTTATGTGCAGACACTACTTGCTGCGAATGCAGGTTTTAGTCGAACCCGGGTTCAACGAGCTGGTGTAGACATGGTTATTAATTTCAATGCCGGATGTGACTACTTAGTTTATAATGGACAGATTTTCTGCAGCCATGAAAATCATTGTACAGATCTGGAATCTGGGCTCCTTGGAGCAAAATCTTGAGAATTCCAGTTTCCAATGTAACATAAAACTTAAGCAGTTAGAATCATTCTGCTTGAATCCCAACTGGAAGTGACTCAACTCGTTTTCCGCAGTATCATTTTGATAGGGATTAGATGTAATGAGTGATGTGGTTTTTAAACCACCCCACCACCCTCCTCTTcatacaatcttatttaatgaCCTTCCATCTGTATGTATATTTTGAGAAGCTCCCATCCACCTAATACAATGGATTTATAAAACACTGAACACTTTCACTTTTATTGCCATTGACCTTCTGTATTAGTTTTCTGAACTTCGTTTTCTTGCCTCGTCATAGCGAATCAGGAATGAGATGCGCAAGTGTTCTATCCTCTTAGGAAGTAGGACTACgtatacagtcaacctcgcTCAATTCGTATCTCTTGGGACCATGGTTTTTTCTACGTAATtcgtatttttttttcgatgaatTGTAAAAATCGTAGAACGATTTATCTATTAATTTGTATGAAATACGAATACAAACCtgctaaaaattgttttcactgGCATTGGAAAAAATGCTGTGTGCCATAGCCATTAATTATTTAGACTTCATCGGCGGGAAAATGTGGCCATGGCACGCTCAGAGGCAATGACTGATGAGTAATTGCTAAGCTCACCAATCgtattttcaatcttttttttagaaaagggACCGTGGATACGGCTACGATTTACAAAGTGCGAATTATCAATGGCAATTAAAGGGCATAACGTAGGAAAATAATCGGGACCTTTCATTTTATACGAGTTAGCTAGTTATACGAATTAACCAACGATGAATCAAGTGAGGTTGACTGTAGTAACCTTTCAGCAGAGTGAAAAATAAGGAAGAAATTCAGatgataaaaaattttttatttacattatAAAGTATTCGAACACAATTATTTAACTATTGCATGTGGCTTATTATTTAATGCCAAGAAGTTGGTGATAAAAATATTCTCCACAAATTCATCTGAAGTTAACGGTTGTTTTAAGGTCATACGACTTGAATGCCGATAGTTTGAAGAACTTTTTTCTCGGAGTCATTGTGATAAGCGGCAAATATTTCGTAACACGGTTGACTTGATAAAGCTTTCAAAAACTTGGTCAAATATGCCTGCAAAAAAATATACACAGTGAAATTATTTGACTAGAAAGTTACCGTGGTGAGTGAGATCCTGCCAGGTTGGCTAGTAGCTGGTTTATCGGCactttgattttaattctacattttaatTAGAATCAAACCGACTTTTCTCCGAATTACTGATGACAAGTGACAACTGTGGATCCTATAATGACCTCAGATATCCTATAATAACTTCAGATCTAACGATTTATCGATTGTTACAAATTCTGTCCAAAATAGGACAATTTTGATCATTATATCACCttcatttctatcattgattcGAA carries:
- the LOC141901360 gene encoding uncharacterized protein LOC141901360 isoform X2 — translated: MNTGHLAYSRKVLQVGIAQICQQLGWNSIQSSALELMTDIIERYLTEIGKSTHRYCEQFGRTEPNLDDVALAFQYIGIPLSELEEYAKNFAENVPYPKDVVKFPKRKRNQMHFPKAGSKELESRDENVHDHLPVMHREWGDLPVDSTSRATPDTRAPEVPLDETPVDKHTIGSPDTPPPAKRQRILPEEAGHSQYEMMSVVLSSNGLLTPNKETGKLPDARTPPQTSRQLGIRMPDKPSTFKGREKTDSKLPQIGVLERERVEKTGRVIRVMKPATKVRPKKFASSGIRVLAVGNKEQVKAEQARIEKALVEKERLVNVEREKLKKKESEYHHQKKDRSKFGKEDEDYRPPAPSRGRSPRGRSPGRGRKSPGRSPGRSPVNRSPGRGRSPKGGGKIHAKPAVVVESRTKSPEQSSPERPSKSPDKTNIRTISSSDEDDDENASLVITDDGKPSNDASKKARLAAIDDTFNSVLSMEVSDSKRGKNKKEESSMSAKLKSPTPDRLVAAEVVAASSPKLAPPPKAGGSPRKKHRAGKKGAKASKATLVPTVPVSSKVTLEMEATTTSIVATDDERKELVSDRQTDNRQTVTGSPAKQIIDESPEQRIVAPLKMRIMDDGSTVIKGKKGDTDGGKSVPRITLKFGSLGGSSPVTVVTDSKTSKPSFPKLVIKTMPPSDEETKQKEEERRREEERKKKEQQKREEEERKRREEEERREAEERRKEAERRKEEERKRKEEEKRLVEEQRKEEEREEQRRREEEKKRAAERRRIEQSSKRSPSPSDSSSINLSPNSSPELQKSPYKSPTPSPNPVNSPSPSSSSSDDGSDDEDDDDESPAPAPVKARTPTPPPPPPVKRPPPKTKAAMKALPPPRAATRRDPSPSESASIDEADLSADDDSMSSSPPPPPTPKRGSPKKKAASAIPPMPPSKYSKNAVGTGAAVPAGKGVQRTVITETVGTIIDESGQTIWICPTCKVPDDGSPMIGCDICDDWYHWPCVGIKVEPAEEEQWYCPRCLGKSVTNKKKKGPGKPRGKSKRGRKKGT
- the LOC141901360 gene encoding uncharacterized protein LOC141901360 isoform X1; translated protein: MNTGHLAYSRKVLQVGIAQICQQLGWNSIQSSALELMTDIIERYLTEIGKSTHRYCEQFGRTEPNLDDVALAFQYIGIPLSELEEYAKNFAENVPYPKDVVKFPKRKRNQMHFPKAGSKELESRDENVHDHLPVMHREWGDLPVDSTSRATPDTRAPEVPLDETPVDKHTIGSPDTPPPAKRQRILPEEAGHSQYEMMSVVLSSNGLLTPNKETGKLPDARTPPQTSRQLGIRMPDKPSTFKGREKTDSKLPQIGVLERERVEKTGRVIRVMKPATKVRPKKFASSGIRVLAVGNKEQVKAEQARIEKALVEKERLVNVEREKLKKKESEYHHQKKDRSKFGKEDEDYRPPAPSRGRSPRGRSPGRGRKSPGRSPGRSPVNRSPGRGRSPKGGGKIHAKPAVVVESRTKSPEQSSPERPSKSPDKTNIRTISSSDEDDDENASLVITDDGKPSNDASKKARLAAIDDTFNSVLSMEVSDSKRGKNKKEESSMSAKLKSPTPDRLVAAEVVAASSPKLAPPPKAGGSPRKKHRAGKKGAKASKATLVPTVPVSSKVTLEMEATTTSIVATDDERKELVSDRQTDNRQTVTGSPAKQIIDESPEQRIVAPLKMRIMDDGSTVIKGKDKKKKRDKEKKKKNKDKDKEKIREKKKKKHKDKKGDTDGGKSVPRITLKFGSLGGSSPVTVVTDSKTSKPSFPKLVIKTMPPSDEETKQKEEERRREEERKKKEQQKREEEERKRREEEERREAEERRKEAERRKEEERKRKEEEKRLVEEQRKEEEREEQRRREEEKKRAAERRRIEQSSKRSPSPSDSSSINLSPNSSPELQKSPYKSPTPSPNPVNSPSPSSSSSDDGSDDEDDDDESPAPAPVKARTPTPPPPPPVKRPPPKTKAAMKALPPPRAATRRDPSPSESASIDEADLSADDDSMSSSPPPPPTPKRGSPKKKAASAIPPMPPSKYSKNAVGTGAAVPAGKGVQRTVITETVGTIIDESGQTIWICPTCKVPDDGSPMIGCDICDDWYHWPCVGIKVEPAEEEQWYCPRCLGKSVTNKKKKGPGKPRGKSKRGRKKGT